Genomic segment of Chloroflexota bacterium:
TGAGCGTTCGGCAGCGTTGCCGGCCAGCCCCGACCCCCGTGCAGATCGCTGCCCGCACCCTCTGAGGGAGGCCCCACCCGCCCATGTCTACCGGCCGCTCGTTTGGTGACCTGAACCCGCCGACTCGCCTCCTGCTCGGATCTGGCCCCAGCAACCCGGAGCCGCGCGTCCTGCGGGCGCTCGGCATGCCGCTGATCGGCCAGTTCGACCCCGCCTTCACGGCGATCATGGACGAGGTCTCCGAGCTGTCGCGCAGGGTCTTCCGCACCGAGAACCGGCAGGCGTTCCCGGTCTCGGGGTCGTCACGGTCGGGTCTGGAGGCGGCGATTGCCAGCCTCGTGGAGCCGGGCGACCGGGTGGTCGTGGGCAACTTCGGGCGGTTCGGCGACCTGTTCTGTGAGATCGCACGGCGGTACGGGGCCGAGGTGGTGGACGTGCGGACGCCCTGGGGGCAGATCGTCGAGCCGGACGCCGTCATCCGCGAGCTGCGGGCCGCCCGCACGAAGCTGGTGGCCATCGTCCACGCCGACACCTCGACCGGCGTCGCGCAGCCGCTGGCCGAGATCGGCGCGGCCTGCCGCGAGCACGACGCCCTGCTGGTGGTGGACGCCGTCCTGAGCCTCGGCGGCTGCCGGGTCGAGACGGACGCCTGGAACGTGGACGTGGCGATCTCGGGCCTGCAAAAGTGCCTGGGCGGCCCGAGCGGCATGGCCCCGCTGACCTACAACGCCCGCGCCGAAGCGGCGATGCAGGCTCGCACGGGCGCCCCGGCCACGAACTACCTGGACCTGCTCCAGTTGCAGGCGTACTGGGGACCGGATCGGCTGAACCACCACACCGCGCCGACGAGCATGGTCTACGCCCTGCGCGAGGCCCTGCGAATCATCGACGAAGAAGGGCTGGAGCCGCGCTGGGAGCGTCACCGCCGGGTGAACGGCGCGCTGGTCGCCGGCCTGGAGGCGATGGGGCTGAGCCTGTTCGGGGACCGCGCCTACAAGGCCCCGATGATCGCGCTGGTGACGGTGCCGGACGGCATCGACGAGGCCGGCGTGCGCCAGCAGCTGCTGGAGGAGCACGGCATCGAGATCATGGCGGCCTTCGGGGAGCTGAACGGGAAGGTCTGGCGCATCGGGCTGATGGGCTACAACGCGCGGTTCGAGAACGCCATCCGCGTGCTCGGAGCGCTTGAGCAGGTGCTGGTCGGCCGCGGCTTCCGCCTGCCGACGGGCGCTGGCGTCGCGGCGGCGCGCGCAGCAGCCCAGGAGGC
This window contains:
- a CDS encoding alanine--glyoxylate aminotransferase family protein, which translates into the protein MSTGRSFGDLNPPTRLLLGSGPSNPEPRVLRALGMPLIGQFDPAFTAIMDEVSELSRRVFRTENRQAFPVSGSSRSGLEAAIASLVEPGDRVVVGNFGRFGDLFCEIARRYGAEVVDVRTPWGQIVEPDAVIRELRAARTKLVAIVHADTSTGVAQPLAEIGAACREHDALLVVDAVLSLGGCRVETDAWNVDVAISGLQKCLGGPSGMAPLTYNARAEAAMQARTGAPATNYLDLLQLQAYWGPDRLNHHTAPTSMVYALREALRIIDEEGLEPRWERHRRVNGALVAGLEAMGLSLFGDRAYKAPMIALVTVPDGIDEAGVRQQLLEEHGIEIMAAFGELNGKVWRIGLMGYNARFENAIRVLGALEQVLVGRGFRLPTGAGVAAARAAAQEAAALPA